A single Streptomyces sp. 2114.4 DNA region contains:
- a CDS encoding MetQ/NlpA family ABC transporter substrate-binding protein: protein MRNTVKISVAVVAASAVALGASACSAPSDTTASTDKNDKNAPLVVAASPTPHGAILDFVKNKLAAKAGLKLVVKPFNDYKIPNKVTDDGQVDANFFQHKPFLDVFNKENGTHIVPVQNVLIEPLGVYSKKIDKLSQLKSGSTVSVPNDPSNEGRALKLLADNGVITLKPGVGSDAKLTDVKDDKGIKITELEAAQTAPRIDDVDAAIINGNFAIGAHLKPSKDALALEKAKDNPYANFLAVKKGNENDPRIKKLAKLLNSPEVKKFIEDKYKDGSVIPAFGPAKS, encoded by the coding sequence GTGCGCAACACCGTCAAGATCTCCGTCGCCGTAGTCGCCGCCTCCGCCGTCGCCCTCGGCGCGAGCGCCTGCAGCGCCCCCTCCGACACCACCGCCAGCACCGACAAGAACGACAAGAACGCCCCCCTCGTCGTCGCCGCGAGCCCCACCCCGCACGGCGCCATCCTCGACTTCGTCAAGAACAAGCTGGCGGCGAAGGCGGGCCTCAAGCTGGTCGTCAAGCCGTTCAACGACTACAAGATCCCCAACAAGGTCACCGACGACGGCCAGGTCGACGCCAACTTCTTCCAGCACAAGCCGTTCCTCGACGTCTTCAACAAGGAGAACGGCACGCACATCGTGCCCGTCCAGAACGTGCTCATCGAGCCGCTGGGCGTCTACTCCAAGAAGATCGACAAGCTGTCCCAGCTCAAGTCCGGCAGCACCGTCTCGGTCCCCAACGACCCCTCCAACGAGGGCCGGGCGCTCAAGCTGCTCGCCGACAACGGCGTGATCACCCTCAAGCCCGGTGTCGGCTCCGACGCCAAGCTGACCGACGTCAAGGACGACAAGGGCATCAAGATCACCGAGCTGGAGGCCGCCCAGACCGCGCCGCGCATCGACGACGTCGACGCCGCGATCATCAACGGCAACTTCGCCATCGGCGCCCACCTCAAGCCCTCCAAGGACGCGCTGGCCCTGGAGAAGGCGAAGGACAACCCCTACGCCAACTTCCTCGCCGTCAAGAAGGGCAACGAGAACGACCCGCGGATCAAGAAGCTGGCCAAGCTCCTGAACTCCCCCGAGGTCAAGAAGTTCATCGAGGACAAGTACAAGGACGGCTCGGTCATCCCGGCCTTCGGTCCCGCCAAGAGCTGA
- the cobA gene encoding uroporphyrinogen-III C-methyltransferase — MADHAADHAAYPVGLRLSGRRVVVLGAGQVAQRRLPSLVAAGAEVLLISPSATPSVEAMADAGEVRWERRRYRDGDLDGAWYALISTDDPQANAAASQEAEDRRVWCVRSDDAEAATAWTPATGRSEGVTVAVLTGRDPRRSAAVRDAIVEGLRDGSLAAPHHRRPHTPGVALVGGGPGDPDLITVRGRRLLAEADVVIADRLGPRDLLAELPPHVEVIDAAKIPYGRFMAQEAINNALIEHAKAGKAVVRLKGGDPFVFGRGMEEAQALAEAGIPCTVVPGISSTISVPGAAGIPVTHRGVAHEFTVVSGHVAPDDERSLVDWPSLAKLRGTLVVLMGVENSGAIAAKLIEHGRPADTPAAVIQEGTTAAQRRVDATLATLGDTVRAEGIRPPAVIVVGDVVTVAPAPAPR; from the coding sequence ATGGCCGATCACGCCGCCGATCACGCCGCCTACCCCGTCGGACTGCGGCTGTCCGGCCGCCGGGTGGTCGTCCTGGGTGCCGGACAGGTCGCCCAGCGCCGGCTCCCGTCCCTCGTCGCCGCGGGCGCCGAGGTTCTGCTGATCTCCCCGTCCGCGACCCCCTCCGTCGAGGCGATGGCCGATGCCGGTGAGGTCCGCTGGGAGCGCCGCCGCTACCGGGACGGCGACCTCGACGGCGCCTGGTACGCGCTGATCTCCACCGACGACCCGCAGGCCAACGCCGCCGCGTCCCAGGAGGCCGAGGACCGCCGGGTGTGGTGCGTACGCTCCGACGACGCCGAGGCGGCCACCGCCTGGACCCCGGCCACCGGCCGCAGCGAGGGCGTCACCGTCGCCGTGCTCACCGGCCGCGACCCGCGCCGCTCCGCCGCCGTACGCGACGCGATCGTCGAGGGCCTGCGCGACGGCAGCCTCGCCGCCCCGCACCACCGCCGCCCGCACACCCCGGGCGTGGCGCTGGTCGGCGGCGGCCCCGGCGACCCCGACCTGATCACCGTCCGCGGCCGCCGGCTGCTCGCCGAGGCCGATGTCGTGATCGCCGACCGGCTCGGCCCCCGCGATCTGCTCGCCGAACTCCCGCCGCACGTCGAGGTCATCGACGCGGCGAAGATCCCCTACGGCCGGTTCATGGCCCAGGAGGCCATCAACAACGCGCTGATCGAGCACGCCAAGGCCGGCAAGGCCGTGGTCCGGCTCAAGGGTGGCGACCCGTTCGTCTTCGGCCGCGGCATGGAAGAGGCCCAGGCGCTCGCCGAGGCCGGCATCCCCTGCACGGTCGTCCCCGGTATCTCCAGCACCATCTCGGTGCCCGGCGCGGCCGGCATCCCGGTCACCCACCGCGGAGTCGCCCACGAATTCACCGTCGTCAGCGGCCATGTCGCCCCCGACGACGAGCGCTCGCTCGTGGACTGGCCGTCGCTCGCCAAGCTGCGCGGCACCCTCGTGGTCCTGATGGGCGTGGAGAACAGCGGCGCCATCGCCGCCAAGCTGATCGAGCACGGCCGGCCCGCCGACACCCCGGCCGCCGTCATTCAGGAGGGCACCACCGCCGCCCAGCGCCGGGTCGACGCCACGCTCGCCACGCTCGGCGACACCGTACGGGCCGAGGGCATCCGTCCTCCGGCGGTCATCGTCGTCGGCGACGTCGTCACCGTCGCCCCCGCACCTGCCCCCAGGTAG
- a CDS encoding GNAT family N-acetyltransferase gives MGTSVTISAATDQDAEQILKLQYLCYQQEAALYDDYGIEPLTQTLQALRAELGEGCVMVARLGEEVVGSVRGTVDEDGTARIAKLIVHPRMQRHGLGGRLLDAIEQRLAAERSATRYRLFTGHRSEGNLRLYRSRGYVPVGTEQRTPRLSVVTLEKELRTEAAAVATPAEPSQGEFAAQA, from the coding sequence ATGGGCACGAGCGTGACCATCTCTGCGGCGACCGACCAGGACGCCGAGCAGATCCTCAAACTCCAGTACCTCTGCTACCAGCAGGAAGCCGCGCTGTACGACGACTACGGCATCGAACCGCTCACCCAGACGCTGCAGGCGCTGCGCGCCGAACTGGGCGAGGGCTGCGTCATGGTGGCCAGGCTCGGCGAGGAGGTGGTCGGGTCCGTGCGCGGCACGGTCGACGAGGACGGCACCGCGCGGATAGCCAAGCTCATCGTGCACCCGCGGATGCAGCGCCACGGCCTGGGCGGACGGCTGCTCGACGCCATCGAGCAGCGGCTGGCGGCCGAGCGGTCGGCCACCCGCTACCGCCTGTTCACCGGCCACCGCAGCGAGGGCAATCTGCGGCTCTACCGCAGCCGCGGCTATGTGCCCGTGGGCACCGAGCAGCGCACTCCCCGGCTGAGCGTGGTGACGCTGGAGAAGGAGCTCCGGACGGAGGCCGCCGCCGTGGCAACGCCCGCCGAACCGAGCCAGGGCGAGTTCGCCGCCCAGGCGTGA
- the cbiE gene encoding precorrin-6y C5,15-methyltransferase (decarboxylating) subunit CbiE produces MADRVTVIGWDGSALTAAARSALGAATLVAGAAHHLALPEVPPNAERIRLGSVTLAARRIAQHRGTAVVLADGDPGFFGVVRTLRAPEHGLEVEVVPAVSSVAAAFARAGMPWDDAQVVVAHSRDLRRAVNVCRAHTKVAVLTSPGAGPAELALLLGGVHRTFVICEDLGTDRERVTVLTSDKAADHVWRDPNVVIVVGGSPGGAAAQGTGWIAGREVGHPTGARGWGLPAGAYGGALGEGESVQLRTAQLARLGPQVGDLVWDIGAGSGAAAVEAGRFGAAVIAVDADPDACGRTAALARRHGVQLQVVHGRAPQVLEDLPEPDVIRVGGGGAEVVTACAARRPERIVTHAATRDEAEALGRALADGGYEVECALLQSVDLDTSVWVERERSVVFLLSGYRVPHP; encoded by the coding sequence ATGGCCGACCGGGTCACGGTGATCGGATGGGACGGCTCCGCGCTGACCGCCGCCGCCCGCTCCGCCCTCGGCGCCGCCACCCTGGTGGCCGGCGCCGCGCACCACCTCGCACTGCCCGAAGTCCCGCCGAACGCCGAGCGGATCCGGCTCGGCAGTGTGACCCTGGCCGCCCGCCGCATCGCCCAGCACCGCGGCACCGCCGTCGTGCTCGCCGACGGCGACCCAGGCTTCTTCGGCGTCGTACGCACCCTGCGGGCACCCGAGCACGGCCTGGAAGTCGAAGTGGTACCGGCCGTCTCCTCCGTCGCCGCCGCCTTCGCCCGGGCCGGCATGCCCTGGGACGACGCCCAGGTCGTCGTCGCCCACAGCCGCGATCTGCGCCGCGCGGTGAACGTCTGCCGGGCCCACACCAAGGTCGCGGTGCTCACCTCGCCCGGCGCCGGGCCCGCCGAACTCGCCCTGCTGCTCGGCGGCGTCCACCGCACCTTCGTCATCTGCGAGGACCTGGGCACCGACCGGGAGCGGGTGACGGTACTCACATCGGACAAGGCCGCCGACCATGTCTGGCGTGACCCCAATGTCGTCATTGTCGTGGGGGGTTCGCCCGGCGGCGCCGCAGCCCAGGGCACCGGCTGGATCGCCGGACGCGAGGTAGGCCATCCGACGGGTGCGCGCGGCTGGGGACTTCCGGCCGGCGCCTACGGCGGTGCCCTGGGCGAGGGCGAGTCCGTCCAGCTGCGCACCGCACAACTCGCCCGCCTCGGGCCGCAGGTGGGCGACCTCGTCTGGGACATCGGCGCGGGCAGCGGAGCCGCCGCGGTGGAGGCCGGGCGCTTCGGCGCCGCCGTCATCGCGGTGGACGCCGACCCCGACGCCTGCGGACGCACCGCCGCCCTCGCCCGCCGCCACGGCGTCCAACTCCAGGTCGTGCACGGGCGGGCGCCGCAGGTCCTGGAGGACCTGCCCGAGCCCGATGTGATCCGGGTCGGCGGCGGGGGAGCGGAGGTCGTCACCGCCTGCGCGGCCCGCCGTCCCGAACGGATCGTCACCCACGCCGCCACCCGCGACGAGGCCGAAGCGCTGGGCCGGGCGCTGGCCGACGGCGGCTACGAAGTCGAGTGCGCGCTGCTGCAGTCCGTGGACCTGGACACCTCCGTCTGGGTCGAACGCGAGCGGTCCGTGGTGTTTTTGCTCAGCGGCTATCGCGTTCCTCACCCGTGA
- the cobT gene encoding nicotinate-nucleotide--dimethylbenzimidazole phosphoribosyltransferase, producing MTDTGQVPGEGQPENAGGHPGQPQPAAAPSPADAGPTELPGMVPPPGVYPYAEQADGVAEDDDLLLMPGAQGAWSEQSAAQPLPQPQETHQGPQGASYDPAAQGATGFEPMPAPAGDHESGGRDSGSVDLGAVRIPQPAAPQQPRAAAPATPPRRPLHMGPPVPDATGGVVRSLADRGPADAPAQPAARHAGPPTGGPEYFDVPAGAPEAVVGEAPPAEAGLPYAEQPLEEAAATEQGVAASSYAGQPYGGQPYGGQSYGGQLSAEQTYGAAGQGPLPGPQLGEIPSQVPSWEEAAAQAAASAPLAETVAPEAPAAPAAEAAPGLADTAQPAEALPVEQPQPMPSAPEGVAEAGDVAAVAGVPEAGQDAPAGGAAPEQPQERAADVLPDAAVAGQDGVAEAVETAVSVETAELVETAVSVEAAELVETAEPVEAAEAEAVVPEAPVAEAAVPEAPAAEDPQQPVEQGLPTEAEAGVEAGAGAGAVADPEAQAQPAATPAPVAPEAVVPAEEPATAQPADAPADPAPAAQGEQPADQGQGADPAPATDEAQPQPEAAAPEAVTPEAAAPESAPEAAEPEAAPAEAGTDAPVAEPAAAPAPVAAPQGPVAPTADETGAPVDQADTEQTDTDQTVIEPPEAQEPAAGQPQSDAPADAAGQQTAQAPAAAAAPQDAEAAVEERPAADGPEAPGLPEAPLAEATPDTAPAVEPAADEPAEPGTTAETAEPTAPEPPAAPETPEALPDDTPPVAVHIPSQASGEPSPVDGPAPRAAAAEPSTAGPTPDAPADEAPHQQDVAELVQLGDDQPQPAGEQPDGGDPAVSDAAEVPSPAAGYDDDERAAVHRVMRERRDIRNGFRGDPIPNEVLLRVLEAAHTAPSVGHSQPWDFVVIRSEETREKMHQLAMRQREAYAKSLPKARAKQFRELKIEAILETPVNIVVTADSTRGGRHTLGRHTQPQMAPYSSALAVENLWLAARAEGLGVGWVSFFDEREMVRELGLPEHLEVVAYLCIGYVDEFPEEPELLQAGWSKRRPLSWVVHEETYGRRALPGESPHDLLQETLQGIRPLDAKALGEAWERQKRMTKPAGALGMLEIISAQLSGLSRKCPPPIPEPAAVAIFAGDHGVHAQGVTPWPQEVTGQMVANFLGGGAVCNAFANQVGAEVCVVDVGVASDLPATPGLLPRKVRAGTADFTAGPAMTQEDVLKAIEVGIDTARDLVAAGNKALLTGEMGIANTTTSAALISVYTGVDPGEVTGRGTGINDETHARKVEVVRRALELHQPDPADPIGVLAAVGGLEHAALVGLILGGASLRTPVILDGVSAGAAALVARAIAPEALAACIAGHRSAEPGHVAALNKLGLRPLVDLDLRLGEGTGALLALPVVQSAARAMHEVATFDSAGVTEKT from the coding sequence ATGACCGACACCGGCCAGGTCCCGGGCGAGGGACAGCCGGAGAACGCAGGCGGACATCCCGGGCAGCCGCAGCCGGCGGCCGCTCCCTCCCCTGCCGACGCCGGACCGACGGAGCTGCCGGGCATGGTGCCCCCTCCCGGCGTCTACCCCTATGCCGAGCAGGCCGACGGCGTCGCCGAGGACGACGATCTGCTGCTGATGCCGGGTGCCCAGGGCGCCTGGAGCGAACAGTCGGCGGCCCAGCCGCTCCCGCAGCCGCAGGAGACCCACCAGGGGCCACAGGGCGCGTCGTACGACCCGGCCGCTCAGGGGGCCACCGGCTTCGAGCCGATGCCCGCCCCGGCCGGTGACCACGAGAGCGGCGGCCGGGACTCCGGTTCGGTCGACCTCGGCGCCGTCCGTATCCCGCAGCCCGCGGCACCGCAGCAGCCCCGCGCCGCGGCGCCCGCCACGCCCCCGCGCCGCCCGCTGCACATGGGCCCGCCCGTCCCCGACGCGACCGGCGGAGTGGTCCGTTCGCTCGCCGACCGCGGACCGGCCGACGCGCCCGCGCAGCCCGCCGCCCGGCACGCCGGACCGCCCACCGGCGGTCCCGAATACTTCGACGTTCCGGCCGGGGCGCCCGAGGCCGTGGTGGGCGAAGCGCCACCGGCCGAGGCGGGCCTGCCGTACGCCGAGCAGCCCTTGGAGGAGGCGGCCGCGACGGAGCAGGGCGTTGCGGCGTCGTCCTACGCCGGGCAGCCGTACGGCGGGCAGCCCTATGGCGGGCAGTCCTACGGTGGGCAGTTGTCCGCCGAGCAGACCTATGGGGCCGCGGGCCAGGGCCCGTTGCCCGGCCCGCAGCTCGGCGAGATCCCGTCGCAGGTGCCGTCGTGGGAGGAGGCCGCCGCCCAGGCCGCGGCCTCGGCCCCGCTTGCAGAAACGGTCGCCCCCGAGGCGCCGGCCGCCCCTGCCGCCGAGGCGGCGCCTGGCCTGGCGGACACGGCCCAGCCCGCCGAAGCGCTGCCCGTTGAGCAGCCCCAGCCGATGCCGTCGGCGCCCGAGGGCGTGGCGGAGGCCGGTGACGTCGCGGCCGTCGCGGGAGTCCCCGAGGCCGGCCAGGACGCGCCGGCCGGGGGAGCGGCGCCGGAGCAGCCGCAGGAGAGGGCTGCGGACGTCCTGCCCGATGCCGCCGTGGCCGGTCAGGACGGCGTGGCCGAGGCTGTGGAGACGGCCGTGTCTGTGGAGACGGCCGAGCTTGTCGAGACGGCCGTGTCTGTCGAGGCGGCCGAGCTTGTCGAGACGGCCGAGCCTGTTGAGGCGGCCGAGGCGGAAGCAGTTGTGCCGGAGGCCCCGGTGGCGGAAGCTGCCGTGCCGGAGGCGCCCGCCGCCGAGGACCCGCAGCAGCCCGTGGAACAGGGCCTGCCCACCGAAGCCGAAGCTGGAGTCGAAGCCGGAGCCGGAGCCGGAGCCGTGGCCGACCCGGAGGCGCAGGCGCAGCCCGCCGCCACCCCGGCCCCCGTCGCGCCCGAAGCCGTCGTCCCGGCCGAGGAGCCCGCCACCGCCCAGCCGGCCGACGCTCCCGCCGATCCGGCCCCGGCCGCGCAGGGCGAGCAGCCCGCCGACCAGGGACAGGGCGCCGACCCGGCCCCTGCCACCGACGAGGCCCAGCCGCAGCCCGAGGCCGCAGCGCCCGAGGCGGTAACTCCCGAGGCCGCAGCGCCTGAGTCCGCTCCTGAGGCCGCCGAGCCCGAGGCCGCCCCCGCCGAGGCCGGTACGGACGCCCCCGTGGCCGAGCCCGCCGCCGCCCCGGCGCCCGTCGCTGCCCCCCAGGGGCCCGTCGCGCCGACCGCCGACGAGACCGGCGCGCCCGTGGACCAGGCGGACACGGAGCAGACCGACACGGATCAGACCGTCATAGAGCCGCCCGAGGCGCAGGAACCGGCCGCCGGGCAGCCGCAGTCCGATGCCCCCGCGGATGCCGCCGGGCAGCAGACCGCGCAGGCGCCCGCAGCGGCGGCCGCGCCGCAGGATGCGGAAGCCGCCGTCGAGGAGCGGCCCGCAGCGGACGGCCCGGAGGCCCCCGGCCTGCCGGAAGCCCCGCTGGCCGAGGCGACCCCGGACACCGCGCCCGCCGTGGAGCCGGCGGCCGATGAACCCGCGGAGCCCGGCACGACCGCGGAAACCGCGGAGCCCACCGCCCCCGAGCCCCCCGCCGCCCCCGAGACCCCCGAGGCCCTGCCCGACGACACCCCGCCGGTGGCCGTCCACATTCCGTCCCAGGCCTCCGGCGAGCCGTCCCCCGTGGACGGCCCGGCCCCGCGCGCCGCGGCCGCCGAGCCCTCGACGGCCGGGCCCACGCCCGACGCTCCCGCCGACGAGGCGCCCCACCAGCAGGACGTCGCCGAACTCGTCCAGCTCGGCGACGACCAGCCGCAGCCGGCCGGTGAGCAGCCCGACGGCGGCGACCCCGCAGTGTCCGACGCGGCCGAGGTGCCGTCCCCGGCCGCCGGGTACGACGACGACGAGCGGGCCGCCGTGCACCGCGTGATGCGCGAACGCCGCGACATCCGCAACGGCTTCCGCGGCGACCCGATCCCCAACGAGGTGCTGCTGCGCGTCCTGGAGGCGGCCCACACCGCCCCCAGCGTCGGCCACTCCCAGCCCTGGGACTTCGTGGTCATCCGCTCGGAGGAGACCCGCGAGAAGATGCACCAGCTCGCCATGCGGCAGCGTGAGGCGTACGCCAAGTCGCTGCCCAAGGCGCGCGCCAAGCAGTTCCGCGAGCTGAAGATCGAGGCCATCCTCGAAACGCCGGTGAACATCGTCGTCACCGCCGACTCCACCCGCGGCGGCCGGCACACCCTCGGCCGGCACACCCAGCCGCAGATGGCCCCGTACTCCTCCGCGCTCGCCGTCGAGAACCTCTGGCTCGCCGCCCGCGCCGAGGGCCTGGGCGTCGGCTGGGTGAGCTTCTTCGACGAGCGCGAGATGGTCCGCGAACTGGGCCTGCCCGAGCACCTCGAAGTCGTCGCCTACCTGTGCATCGGTTACGTCGACGAGTTCCCGGAGGAGCCCGAGCTGCTGCAGGCCGGCTGGTCCAAGCGGCGCCCGCTGTCCTGGGTCGTCCACGAGGAGACCTACGGCCGCCGCGCGCTGCCCGGCGAGAGCCCGCACGACCTCCTCCAGGAGACCCTGCAGGGCATCCGCCCGCTGGACGCCAAGGCGCTCGGCGAGGCCTGGGAGCGGCAGAAGCGGATGACCAAGCCGGCCGGGGCGCTGGGCATGCTGGAGATCATCTCCGCGCAGCTGTCCGGACTGTCCCGCAAGTGCCCGCCGCCCATCCCGGAGCCGGCCGCCGTAGCGATCTTCGCCGGTGACCACGGTGTCCACGCCCAGGGCGTGACCCCCTGGCCCCAGGAGGTCACCGGCCAGATGGTCGCCAACTTCCTGGGCGGCGGCGCGGTCTGCAACGCCTTCGCCAACCAGGTCGGCGCCGAGGTCTGCGTCGTGGACGTCGGTGTCGCGAGCGACCTGCCCGCCACCCCGGGTCTGCTGCCCCGCAAGGTCCGCGCCGGCACCGCCGACTTCACGGCCGGCCCGGCGATGACCCAGGAGGACGTGCTCAAGGCCATCGAGGTCGGTATCGACACCGCCCGCGACCTGGTCGCGGCCGGCAACAAGGCGCTGCTCACCGGCGAGATGGGCATCGCCAACACCACCACCTCCGCCGCGCTGATCTCCGTCTACACCGGCGTCGACCCGGGCGAGGTCACCGGCCGCGGCACCGGCATCAACGACGAGACGCACGCCCGCAAGGTCGAGGTCGTCCGCCGCGCCCTGGAGCTGCACCAGCCCGATCCGGCCGACCCCATCGGTGTCCTCGCCGCGGTCGGCGGCCTGGAGCACGCCGCCCTCGTCGGCCTGATCCTCGGCGGCGCCTCGCTGCGCACGCCGGTGATCCTCGACGGGGTCAGCGCCGGCGCCGCCGCCCTGGTCGCCCGCGCCATCGCCCCCGAGGCGCTGGCCGCCTGCATCGCCGGACACCGCAGCGCCGAGCCGGGCCATGTCGCGGCCCTCAACAAGCTGGGCCTGCGCCCGCTGGTCGACCTCGATCTGCGCCTCGGCGAGGGCACCGGCGCCCTGCTCGCGCTGCCCGTGGTGCAGAGCGCCGCCCGTGCCATGCACGAGGTCGCCACCTTCGACTCGGCCGGAGTGACCGAGAAGACCTGA
- a CDS encoding GNAT family N-acetyltransferase — translation MTSTFPDISISTDRLVLRPFEEADVPSLTAMMNDELVAAWTAIPQPYTEDAARTWTTENAPAERASGHGIDFAVTEFLTQRLVGVIQLRHTDWRIRSSEISYVVASWARGEGYASEASLAVAHWLFHDQKFERIELRTAAGNTASQQVAQKIGCISEGVLRNAFIVRSRTEDGGWTDIRTDLIVWSLLPEDLDGLPGRPGEADAFPYPEWN, via the coding sequence ATGACATCCACCTTTCCGGACATCTCCATCAGCACGGACCGGTTGGTGCTGCGCCCGTTCGAAGAGGCCGACGTGCCCTCCCTCACCGCCATGATGAACGACGAGCTGGTCGCCGCCTGGACCGCGATACCCCAGCCGTACACCGAGGACGCCGCGCGTACCTGGACCACCGAGAACGCCCCCGCCGAACGGGCGTCGGGCCACGGCATCGACTTCGCGGTCACCGAGTTCCTGACCCAGCGCCTGGTCGGCGTGATCCAGCTGCGTCACACCGACTGGCGGATCCGCTCCAGCGAGATCAGCTACGTCGTCGCCTCCTGGGCCCGCGGTGAGGGGTACGCCTCCGAGGCCTCGCTCGCCGTCGCCCACTGGCTCTTCCACGACCAGAAGTTCGAACGCATCGAGCTGCGCACCGCCGCCGGCAACACCGCCTCCCAGCAGGTCGCCCAGAAGATCGGCTGTATCAGCGAGGGCGTGCTGCGCAACGCCTTCATCGTCCGCAGCCGCACCGAGGACGGCGGCTGGACGGACATCCGCACCGATCTGATCGTGTGGAGCCTGCTGCCCGAGGACCTGGACGGGCTCCCGGGCCGGCCGGGAGAGGCGGACGCATTTCCCTACCCCGAGTGGAACTGA
- a CDS encoding methionine ABC transporter ATP-binding protein, with amino-acid sequence MITTTGLTKVYRSGDREVTALDGVDLHVREGEVYGVIGQSGAGKSTLIRCLNLLERPTSGTVTVAGQELTSIAGRGKRASAQLRAARSHIGMVFQHFNLLSSRTVQDNVELPLEILKVDRRERSRKALELLDLVGLADKAKAYPAQLSGGQKQRVGIARALAGDPKVLLSDEATSALDPETTRSILQLLRDLNRKLGLTIVLITHEMDVVKTICDSAALMKNGRVVEQGTVAELLATPGSELARELFPVGGEPSADDRTVVDVTFHGSAATRPVISELSRTYNVDISILGAAMDTVGGNQVGRMRIELPGRFEENVVPIGFLREQGLQVDVADVAGQTVDDALSVVAAGAPLEKEGAK; translated from the coding sequence GTGATCACCACAACGGGCCTGACCAAGGTCTACCGTTCAGGAGACCGCGAAGTCACCGCCCTGGACGGCGTCGATCTGCACGTCCGCGAGGGCGAGGTGTACGGCGTCATCGGCCAGAGCGGCGCCGGAAAATCCACCCTCATCCGCTGCCTCAACCTCCTGGAGCGCCCCACCTCCGGCACGGTCACCGTCGCCGGCCAGGAGCTGACGTCCATCGCCGGGCGCGGCAAGCGCGCCAGTGCCCAGCTGCGCGCCGCCCGCAGCCACATCGGCATGGTCTTCCAGCACTTCAACCTGCTGTCCTCGCGCACCGTCCAGGACAACGTGGAACTGCCGCTGGAGATCCTCAAGGTCGACCGCCGTGAGCGCTCCCGCAAGGCGCTGGAGCTGCTGGACCTGGTCGGCCTCGCCGACAAGGCCAAGGCCTACCCCGCGCAGCTCTCCGGCGGACAGAAGCAGCGCGTGGGCATCGCCCGCGCGCTGGCCGGCGACCCCAAGGTGCTGCTCTCCGACGAGGCCACCAGTGCCCTGGACCCGGAGACCACCCGCTCCATCCTCCAGCTGCTGCGCGACCTCAACCGCAAGCTGGGCCTGACCATCGTGCTCATCACGCACGAGATGGACGTCGTCAAGACGATCTGCGACTCGGCCGCGCTGATGAAGAACGGCCGGGTGGTCGAGCAGGGCACCGTCGCCGAGCTGCTGGCCACCCCCGGCTCCGAGCTGGCCCGGGAGCTGTTCCCGGTCGGCGGCGAACCATCGGCCGACGACCGCACCGTCGTCGACGTCACCTTCCACGGCTCGGCCGCCACCCGCCCGGTGATCTCCGAGCTGTCGCGCACCTACAACGTCGACATCTCGATCCTCGGCGCCGCCATGGACACGGTCGGCGGCAATCAGGTCGGCCGGATGCGCATCGAGCTGCCCGGCCGCTTCGAGGAGAACGTCGTGCCCATCGGCTTCCTGCGCGAGCAGGGGCTCCAGGTGGACGTGGCGGATGTAGCGGGCCAGACCGTCGACGACGCGCTGAGCGTCGTCGCGGCCGGCGCCCCGCTGGAGAAGGAAGGTGCCAAGTGA
- a CDS encoding methionine ABC transporter permease: MTWSEMQPLLYDNTLDTLFMVWWSTFYAVLFGIPVGVLLHLTDRGAVLRNLTVNKVLGAIVNIGRSFPFLILIVWLIPFTRFLVGVSIGPTGAVVPLTIAAIPFFARLVESALREVDSGLVEAAHAMGGGTWTVIFKVLLPQALPALIAGVTTLVIQLIGYSAIAGTVGGGGLGNLAYTYGYQQYESRLMVVTVIELVIIVTVVQYLGDYVVRRLAERGTRTSSLRVGLRRARAEEPAAVTEAA; this comes from the coding sequence GTGACCTGGTCCGAGATGCAGCCGCTGCTGTATGACAACACCCTCGACACCCTGTTCATGGTGTGGTGGTCGACGTTCTACGCGGTGCTCTTCGGCATCCCGGTCGGTGTGCTGCTGCACCTGACCGACCGCGGCGCCGTCCTGCGGAACCTCACGGTGAACAAGGTCCTAGGCGCGATCGTGAACATCGGACGGTCCTTCCCGTTCCTGATCCTGATCGTCTGGCTGATCCCCTTCACCCGGTTCCTCGTCGGGGTCTCCATCGGCCCGACCGGGGCGGTCGTCCCGCTCACCATCGCCGCCATCCCGTTCTTCGCCCGGCTGGTGGAGTCGGCACTGCGCGAGGTGGACAGCGGCCTGGTCGAGGCCGCCCACGCCATGGGCGGCGGCACCTGGACCGTCATCTTCAAGGTGCTCCTCCCGCAGGCGCTGCCCGCACTGATCGCGGGCGTCACCACGCTCGTCATCCAGTTGATCGGCTACTCCGCGATCGCCGGCACGGTCGGCGGCGGAGGCCTCGGCAACCTGGCCTACACCTACGGCTACCAGCAGTACGAGAGCAGGCTGATGGTCGTCACGGTCATTGAGCTGGTCATCATCGTCACCGTCGTCCAGTACCTCGGGGACTACGTCGTCCGCCGTCTCGCCGAGCGCGGCACCCGTACCTCCTCGCTGCGGGTCGGCCTGCGCCGTGCCCGCGCCGAGGAACCGGCCGCGGTCACCGAGGCCGCCTGA